The genomic stretch CCCCACGGACGTGGTCGAGGCCTGGATCGAGAACCGCCAGAGCCTGCTCGGGGCGCTCCTCTCGACGTTCCTCTCGGCGCTGATCGGCTTCGGCGCGGCCATCGTGGTCGGCACGCTGATCGCCCTGGCGATGTCCCAGAGCAAGCTGCTCGAACGGAGCATCTTCCCCTACTGCGTGCTGCTCCAGACGATCCCGATTGTGGCCATCGCGCCGCTGATCGTGATCTGGTTCGGCGCGGGCATGCCGGCGGTCGTCTTCATCGCCTTCCTGATCGCCCTCTTCCCGATCATCACCAACACCACGGCCGGGCTGATCTCGACAGACCACAACCTCGTGGCGATGTTCGAGCTGTACAACGCCTCGTGGTGGCAGCGGATGGTCAAGCTGAAGTTCCCGGCCGCCCTGCCATACATCATGACCGGCCTGCGGATCTCGTCCGGGCTGGCGGTCATCGGGGCGATTGTCGGCGAGTTCATCGCCGGCATCGGCGGCCTGCGCGGCGGCATCGGCTACGTGATCACGGTGGCCGCGTCGCAGATCAAGATGCCGTACCTCTTCGCGGCGGCGCTGACCTCGTCGGTGCTGGGCATCGCGATCTTCGTGCTGGTGAGCTTCATCAGCGCCCGCTTCCTGCGCCACTGGCACGAGTCCGCGATCAAGCGCGAGCTCTGACAGGCGGCCGGCTTTTCCCATCCCTTCCCGTTTTCGCGCAACCGCGCTGCGTCGTTCCCGTTTCGTCTAGACGACACACCAGGAGGGAAACCCCGTGACCACTCCGTCTGACGCGTCGCTGACCCCATCGCGCCTGAGCCGCCGCCGCTGGCTGACCATCGCTGCTGCCGCGGCGGGTGCCGTCGCCGTGAGCGGCGCGAGCGCTACCGCGGCCAGCGCTGCCAGTCTGGCGGGGCAGACTGCTGCCGCGCCGGCCGTCGTCCAGTCGCCAGCCGCCCAGATGAAGGCCAGCCAGGTGATGAACTGGTTCGCCCAGTCCTCGCAGGGCGGTTTCTTCAACGGCGTCCGCAACGGCCACTACGCTTCCGCCGGCGTGGACATGACTATCGAGCAGGGTGGCCCGCAGATCTCGGCGGTGCCGCTGGTGGCGGCCGGCCGCCACACCTTCGGCATGGTGACGGCGGATGCCGTCCTCTCCGCGCGCGAAGAGGGCATCCCGATCGTCATGGTCTTCCCGGCCTTCCAGCGCAACCCGCAGGGCCTGATGTTCCATGCCAGCAACCCGGTCTCGGACTTCTCCGAGCTGAACGGCCGCAAGGTCTACGTCTCGGGCGCTGGGATCTTCTGGCGGGTGATCTCGGCGAAGTACAACCTGACCGACGTCCAGCAGTTCGCCTACAACGGCCAGCTCGCGACGTTCCTCTCGGACGAGACCAACGTCTCGCAGTGCTTCGTCACCTCCGAGCCGCAGATCCTCAAGGGCCAGGGCAAGGAAGTCGGCTTCCTGGTCAACGCCGACTCCGGCTTCAACCCGTACCAGAACGCGATGGTCTGCATGGAGTCCACCATCCGCGATCAGCCGGATCTGGTGCAGGCGTACGTCAGCGCCTCGCTCAAGGCCTGGATCGAGTACATCAACGACCCGCAGCCGACGCTCCAGTACATCAAGGCCGAGTACAACAAGGACAAGGACCTGGAGATCGAGGCGAAGGTGTTCGAGGCCGAGAAGGCCGGCTTCTTCACCGGCGCCGAGGGCTGGGACCCGTCGAAGATGGCCCGCATGACCGACGAGCGCTGGTCTGAGCTGTACACCATGATGCGGCAGTACGGCATCCTGACCAAGGATCAGGACTACACGAAGGCGTTCGACGCGAGCTTCGTGGAGAAGGCCCACGCCTCGATGATGTAGATTCGGTAGGTGTCAGGTTACCGGGGACAGCAGACAGCAGCGCTGTCCGGTGTAAGGTCTGCGACTCCCCATTGTCATCCTGAGCGCAGCGAAGGACCTCACCCGCTGGCCATCAAGTTCCGCGCCAGCGGGTGAGGTCCTTCGCTGCGCTCAGGATGACCGTTGTGTGTTGCATGCTTTCACCGCCGCTGGCTCCTGGCTCCCTTGGAGGTTCAGTGCAGTTCGGCGTCGAGCACCTGACGATCTTCCCGGACCTGCCGGGCATGACCAAGGATCAGGTGACCGACCGGCTGGACCGCTTCTCGCGGGAGGTCTCGCCAACGCTCCAGGCGCAGGCTCCAACCGTCGAGCAGGCCGCGCCCGGCCGGGGAGCCAGCTCGGGCTGATCCCTTTTCCCCTGACGAAGTCTGCCTGATCTGCGCTATTACGAGCAGTCACATCGCGCAATTGCTGCGGATCGGGTGACCGCTTTCGTCTCGCCACCGCCACTTCATGAGTGGTGCCGCTCGTGCGGGCGGGTTTGTGTTGCCAGTGTCCTGGCCTCGCGGACCTCCGACCCGTGGAGAGCGCGCTTGCACCACAGCCTGGCCGGCGGCAGCAGGGAGAGACGTGGTTCAGCACCTCGAGACCGGACACCACGGCGGTGAGCGGCTGCACGCCGCCACACCGCTGCGATCCGATGGCAGCTCGCTGCCGTTTCTCACCCAGGTGAGTGAGGTGCTGGCCGGCTCGCTTGACTACGACGAGACGCACGAGCACGTGCTCGACCTCGTCGTGCCGGCCTTTGCTGACCTCTGCTCGATTCACCTGCTGGATGACACCGGCCGGTTCGTTCGGATCGCCAGCCGCCACCACACGCTGGCGACGGCGGCCGTCTCCGCGATGCTTGGCGAGTCGTATCTGGACAACGGGGAGCTCGACGGGCTGATCCACCAGTTGGTGCGAGATCGCAGGTCGCTCTTGTGGATCGCAGGGGACATCGACCTGGTCGGGCAGATCGTCGGGCCGAGCGTGCTCGCGCGCATCAGGGACCAGCTCGATCTCACCTCGGCGATGGTCGTGCCGCTGATCGCCCGTGGCCGCCCGCTCGGCGTCCTGACGCTCTCGACGGCAGCCCCGCGCCGTCCCGCAACCTCGGAGACGCTGCGGCTGGTGGAAGATGTCGCACGGCAGGCGGCGCTTGCCCTGGACAACGCCCGGCTCTACCGTGCAGCAACGGCGGCCCGCCTGGAGAGTGAAGGAGCACAGCGTCGGCTGAGCTTCCTCGCCGAGGCCAGCGCCACCCTCTCGGCCTCGCTCGACGTGCAGGCCACGCTCCAGGCAGCCGTCTCGCTGGCCGTGCCAACGCTGGCCGATTGCTGCGGCGTCGCCACCATCGACGACGACGACGGCTCGTTTCGGCGCATGGCCGTCGCACACGTCGATCCTGAGATGCAGCGCAGGATGGCCGAGCACGGGCCATTCTTGCCCATCGACGAGTACCCGGATCACCCGATCCGGCAGGCCCTGGCGAGTGGCCGCCCCGTCCTGGTCAAGGACATCCGGCAGGCGGCCTGGGCGGAGTACGCCGACGACGCCTACCGCTCGCTGCTCGAAGCGCTCGCGTTTCACAGCGTCCTGGTGGTGCCGCTGGAGGCACGCGGACGCCGCCTCGGCGCACTGACCCTGGCGCTGTCCTCCCCTGACCGCGCGTTTGGCGATGACGATATCGCCCTTGGAACCGAGCTGGCAGGACGGGCGGCGCTCGCCATCGAGCATGCCACCCTCTACCGCCAGGCCGCCGACGCGCGCGACGATCTACGACGCCAGCTCGATTTTTCGGATGCCATCGTCAGCAACATTGCCGAGGGCATCACGGTCGTGGACCACCAGGGAAACATCACCTACGCCAACCCGATCGCCGAGTCGATGCTGGGCCTGCCCCTGAGTCAGATGCTCGGGCGGATCGGCCACGATGTCATGCACGTCCGCGATCTGAGTGGGCGCTCGATGCCGCGCTCTGAGTGCGGCCTCCAGGCCGTCTACGCCGGCGGCGTGACGGTCCGCCTGGACAACGAGGCGTTCATCCGCGCAGACGGTACGACCTTTCCGGTCTCGGTCATCTCATCGCCGCTCGTCCGCGATGGCGAGGTCGTCGGCGCGATCACCGTGTTCCGAGACGTCAGCGAGGCACGCGCCCAGCAGGAAGCCCTGCGGCGGAGCGAGGAGCGGCTCCAGCGGGCGCTTCGCTCGGCCGGCATGGTGATGTGGGAGCGCAGCTTCACGACGGGCCGGACCGTGCGCTCGGAGCTTGCGCCGCGCCTGTACGGACGGAGCAGCGACGAACTCCTGGAGGACTCGCTCAACCATCTGCGGCTGATCCACCCGGACGACCGCGAGTGCGTCTCCAACGCCGTGCGCCACGCGATCCTCAACGGCGTCCCGTACGATGTCGAGTACCGGGTGACCTGGCCCGATGGCACGGTCCGCTGGCTGTGCGGCCGGGCGAGCCTCTTCCGGGACGCCAATGGCAGTCCGCTCGGGATGAGCGGCACCACCCACGACATCACGGATCGCAAGCGCGCCGAGTTGGAGCGCCAGCAGCTCATCGCCGAGCGCGAGGCGGAAGCCGACCACCTGCGGGCACTGCACCAGGCCCTGAAGCAGAGCCTCGACGCGCTGCTCGGCCTGCACGAGGTCGGCAAGCTGCTGATCTCGGTCTCGGACACCGACGCGATGGCCCAGCGGCTGCTGGAGATCGCCGTCCGAGCCGCGAGCCTCCGCGCGGCCGTCCTGCGGCGCGTCGAAGGGACGCCGACCGTCGTCTGGCGGAGCGTCGGCGACGAGGCCGCGATTGCCGCGCTGGACGCCGCCTGGGACGGCGCAGCCGACGACACGCCAGATGGTCGCGCCACGCCCTGGCAGCCCACCTGGACCCCGCACGCCGAGATCCACCCGCAGGATGGCCCGGCGCTCACCGTTTGGCGGGTGCCGCTCATCGTCAGGGGCGAGGTGATCGGCGTCCTCGAAGGCGCTGGCGACCTGCCACTGCCGGACGAGCCCACGGCAGCGATCCTCGGCAGTATCGGTCTCCAGGCGGCCACGGCGGTGGAGAACGCCCGCCTGTACGGCGAGCTTGCCGCACGCGAGCGGTCGCTTCAGCAACTGGTGCAGGCGCTCCTGGTGGCCCAGGAGGACGAGCGGCGGCGTCTGGCATACGAGATCCATGACGGCTTCGCACAGCTGGTCTGGGGGTTGCAGCAGCTACTCGAAGCGTTCTTGAACGATCAGCCGAGCCATCCGGCAGACGCCCGGCACCGCATCGAGGTGGCGAGCGCGCTGGCACAGCGGGCCGTCCAGGAGATTCGCCAGGTGCTCGCGGGCCTGCGCCCCGCCGTCCTCGACGACTTCGGTCTGGCGAGTGGGCTGCGCTCGTACCTGGACGGTCTGCGCGATGAGGGCTTCGACGTGACGTACGTCGAGACATTCGGGCCGAGACGGCTGTCCTCGGAGCTGGAGATCACCCTGTTCCGCCTTGCCCAGGAGGCGCTGGGCAACGTGCGGAAGCACGCAGGCGTGCACACTGCGCGCCTGCATTTGACGGTCGTCAACGAGCAGGTGGTGATGGAGGTCGAAGATGCCGGGCAGGGCTTCAACGGCGTTACGGAGACACCCTCGGCCCGTCCGGGCGGGCGGTTCGGGTTGCTGAACATGCAAGAGCGCATCGCGCATGTCGGCGGGGAGTTGAAGATATCCACGCAGCAGGGGCAGGGCACGCGCGTACGGGCAGTCGTTCCGATCCAGGAGCCCGCCCGTCAGTCCAGCCAGTCCAGCCCGGGAGGGCACTCAGATGGATGAAGGCAGCCGTCAAGGGCGGACGCCAGCGCGGACGATCGTGGTTGACGATCATGACGTCTCGCGCCTTGGGCTCGTTGCGATTCTGAACGGGATTCCAGGCATACGGGTCGTCAAAGAGGCGTACGACGGCCCGACCGCCGTCTCGGCCGTCCGTAGCCACGATCTCGACCTCGTCCTGATGGACGTGCGGATGCCTGACACGGAGGGGCTGGAGGCAACCCGCCAGATCCGCGCCATCAGTCCGCAGACCCGTATCATCATGGTGTCCTACTACGACGTGCCCGAGTATCGGGCTGAGGCCCTCGCCGCCGGCGCCATGGGCTACATCTCGAAGGGGGCCAACCGCAAGGCTTTCGAGTGCGAGATCACGCGGGTGCTGCGCGGAGAGCCCTACACCGCCACCACGGCCCAACCCCGTGCCGCGGCGGTATCCAGCACGCCGTCGCTGGCGAACGCCGCCGCCGTGGTCGACCGGCTCGCGCCACGCCAGCGGGAGGTGCTGGCGCTCGTCGGGCTGGGACTCCGCAACCGGGAGATCGGCGAGCGGCTCGGGATCAGCACGCGCACGGTGCAGAAGACGGTCGAGCGGATCCTGAAGTACCTCGGCGTGCCGAACCGGACCCAGGCGGCGATGATCTGGATCACGTCCGGACGACGCACCGTGCCGGCGGCAGAGGGCGTCCCCGGCTGAACCGGGGGCGGAACGGCGCCCGGCCACGCCGTGACGAGCAACAACTCGCAAGACGCACGGCCACAATCGCAGAAACATGCCCAAATCCGGGATAGTGCGGCTGATTTGTCGCGTAAGTGAGTGAATATACGTAGTAAAGTCACCTTGTCGAGACAACTGCCGTTTCCCTTAGTGACGCGGATGACAACCGCGCATGGGGTAACGGCAGATGAAACTCAAGCAGAAGCTGGCACGCGCGGGTCTCGCCCTCGCAGTCGCTATTCCACTCCTTGGCGCCGACGCCACCGCGCTCCAGGCCGAAGCGCGCGCGACTGATGCTGTCGCGCAGATCGCCAGGGCCGCTGAGCGTGACAGCGTCCTGGACCTCGCCTACGCCGCCACGCCCGGCGTTGCGACGCCGCAGCCGTCCGGCAACCCGCCGTCTGGCAACGGACCGTCCGGCAGTATCTCGTCGCAGAGCGTCGGCTCGACTGGCGCGGGCGTCTCGTCTCAGAGCGTTGGCGGGCCGGCCGCCGCGACGCCGACGCCGTCCGGCGCGGACACAGCGCCCGCCCCGAGCGTGGGAGCGGCATCGAACGGCTCGCGCAGCGGCGGCTTCGAGGTCGAGACCGGCCCAGATGGACGGCCCGTCCGCGCAGGCAGCCTGCTGGTGACGTTCCGCGGCAGCGCTCCGGCCGCCGTCTCGGACGCCGCCTACCAGCAGGTCAGCTCGCAGGCCGTCGAGCGCGTCGGCAAGAGCAGCCGCTCGGTGCGGGTGCAGGTGCCGAACGGCACCGTCACGCAGGCGATGGCCGCGTACGCCGGCCGCTCCGATGTCGAGCGCGTCGAGCCTGACTACGTCGTCACCG from Chloroflexota bacterium encodes the following:
- a CDS encoding ABC transporter substrate-binding protein, with the translated sequence MTTPSDASLTPSRLSRRRWLTIAAAAAGAVAVSGASATAASAASLAGQTAAAPAVVQSPAAQMKASQVMNWFAQSSQGGFFNGVRNGHYASAGVDMTIEQGGPQISAVPLVAAGRHTFGMVTADAVLSAREEGIPIVMVFPAFQRNPQGLMFHASNPVSDFSELNGRKVYVSGAGIFWRVISAKYNLTDVQQFAYNGQLATFLSDETNVSQCFVTSEPQILKGQGKEVGFLVNADSGFNPYQNAMVCMESTIRDQPDLVQAYVSASLKAWIEYINDPQPTLQYIKAEYNKDKDLEIEAKVFEAEKAGFFTGAEGWDPSKMARMTDERWSELYTMMRQYGILTKDQDYTKAFDASFVEKAHASMM
- a CDS encoding response regulator transcription factor — encoded protein: MDEGSRQGRTPARTIVVDDHDVSRLGLVAILNGIPGIRVVKEAYDGPTAVSAVRSHDLDLVLMDVRMPDTEGLEATRQIRAISPQTRIIMVSYYDVPEYRAEALAAGAMGYISKGANRKAFECEITRVLRGEPYTATTAQPRAAAVSSTPSLANAAAVVDRLAPRQREVLALVGLGLRNREIGERLGISTRTVQKTVERILKYLGVPNRTQAAMIWITSGRRTVPAAEGVPG
- a CDS encoding ABC transporter permease, which translates into the protein MLVRRTELATTIERTTPSSSPARPAAAPRPQPSRLMRSLRSALPPFIVFVVAIVAWQVICRQLNVPRFLLPAPTDVVEAWIENRQSLLGALLSTFLSALIGFGAAIVVGTLIALAMSQSKLLERSIFPYCVLLQTIPIVAIAPLIVIWFGAGMPAVVFIAFLIALFPIITNTTAGLISTDHNLVAMFELYNASWWQRMVKLKFPAALPYIMTGLRISSGLAVIGAIVGEFIAGIGGLRGGIGYVITVAASQIKMPYLFAAALTSSVLGIAIFVLVSFISARFLRHWHESAIKREL
- a CDS encoding GAF domain-containing protein — translated: MVQHLETGHHGGERLHAATPLRSDGSSLPFLTQVSEVLAGSLDYDETHEHVLDLVVPAFADLCSIHLLDDTGRFVRIASRHHTLATAAVSAMLGESYLDNGELDGLIHQLVRDRRSLLWIAGDIDLVGQIVGPSVLARIRDQLDLTSAMVVPLIARGRPLGVLTLSTAAPRRPATSETLRLVEDVARQAALALDNARLYRAATAARLESEGAQRRLSFLAEASATLSASLDVQATLQAAVSLAVPTLADCCGVATIDDDDGSFRRMAVAHVDPEMQRRMAEHGPFLPIDEYPDHPIRQALASGRPVLVKDIRQAAWAEYADDAYRSLLEALAFHSVLVVPLEARGRRLGALTLALSSPDRAFGDDDIALGTELAGRAALAIEHATLYRQAADARDDLRRQLDFSDAIVSNIAEGITVVDHQGNITYANPIAESMLGLPLSQMLGRIGHDVMHVRDLSGRSMPRSECGLQAVYAGGVTVRLDNEAFIRADGTTFPVSVISSPLVRDGEVVGAITVFRDVSEARAQQEALRRSEERLQRALRSAGMVMWERSFTTGRTVRSELAPRLYGRSSDELLEDSLNHLRLIHPDDRECVSNAVRHAILNGVPYDVEYRVTWPDGTVRWLCGRASLFRDANGSPLGMSGTTHDITDRKRAELERQQLIAEREAEADHLRALHQALKQSLDALLGLHEVGKLLISVSDTDAMAQRLLEIAVRAASLRAAVLRRVEGTPTVVWRSVGDEAAIAALDAAWDGAADDTPDGRATPWQPTWTPHAEIHPQDGPALTVWRVPLIVRGEVIGVLEGAGDLPLPDEPTAAILGSIGLQAATAVENARLYGELAARERSLQQLVQALLVAQEDERRRLAYEIHDGFAQLVWGLQQLLEAFLNDQPSHPADARHRIEVASALAQRAVQEIRQVLAGLRPAVLDDFGLASGLRSYLDGLRDEGFDVTYVETFGPRRLSSELEITLFRLAQEALGNVRKHAGVHTARLHLTVVNEQVVMEVEDAGQGFNGVTETPSARPGGRFGLLNMQERIAHVGGELKISTQQGQGTRVRAVVPIQEPARQSSQSSPGGHSDG